TCCTTTATATGCATTTTCCGTGCACTAATTTTCCCATGCTGTTAAGTAAGCGCtcaaaataaatcaacaaaactGTCGATATGCTGTTCCTGTATTTATATAAATCAGAACTATGTCTATAAACACAGACAAAGGGTAAAGCAAGGGAGAAAGGTGGGGGTAAAGGGCTGGAAACAGGCGGGGAGGTTGCTGAAATCTGCTGATTATTATTTTGGATATTTGCTTGGCCATCTGCCAGTGCTGCACTatgtctctccatctctcctggGGTCTGGAGGAGCTGGGATGAATGCATTAATACAGCACAGTCTGAGCAAATCATTCCCTGAACATGCTGAGGCCCTAAAACATACTATAGTAGTACTGTAATACAATGATAGTCAGATGGTAAATCCATGAAGTTTTTTATATTCCATAATACTGAATGATTACCATACACTTAAACTAGGGCATTAAAGTAATACATCAAGGCTTGATGTCAAGACAAATCAAAGTATGGTAATATCAACATACATTTTTGTGCTCCAAAAGCTTTATGGCAGAATGAGAGTCTTTAAAGTGTCAATTAGCATTGTGTACGGTCACTAAGTCAGTGTGCAGACTGGATTTTAAAGAACATgtgcagcaggaagcatgaagcagTCTATAGTGTCCTAACAGTTTGCTTTCAGAGCGCACTGGCAATTAATCCGGCTGGTAAAAGGGCTGTATTTAAGGACAGAGTGAGGCTCCTCAGTGCGTGTGATGAGGTCTTCAGGCTCACCCGTGACAGACAGGCTAGTTTATGCTGTGTTTATGTAACACAGCTGCGGTTACAGACACCCAGGCCCCCTTTCTCAGCTCTTCGCTCAGGGTCAGAGGTCGGGAGGTCCCATTTAGATCAATTCATAGCATTAGCTTGTTCAAGCGTTAAGCGTTAGCTTGTTCAAAAGTCTTCAGTACTGGTATGCAGAGAGATACAACAGCTGTGCTGTTATTAGAAAAGCAATATCTAGTAGTGGCACATACTGCTGGTTTGCTGCTGGAGGATTTATTAAGCTTGTCTGCACAATGGGACAGAATTAGTGCTATCATGCACAGACTGTCCTTGAAATTCGAGACTATATAAATCTCAGATGTTTTATTCATCCACTTTTCTGATTAGGACTCTTTTTTGGACAGATGAGTGTCCTGGGTGTCCTTTACAGTAACTTTtacttctgtttatttgtttgtattaaaaaaaaaacaaacaaacaaaaaaaaactttcataaaaataaaaattggaaaTCCAAAACAGATAATAGTGAAATTATCTTGATGATCATACATTTTACAGTGAAAATATGTATTATAGACAACAAGACAACACAAGTATACAATCAATCAAATGTTCAATATTcaaaattttacaatattactgtttttcttttttttttgatcaactaaatgaAGCCTTGGTTTAGAGCACAAATAATCACCTTATTACTTAtatgatgaaaaaaattatttagcagaAGTCTCAGATTCTGGTTTGTAGTTTGGCACAagcaataaattaattattattcaaattgTTCTCACATTGTCAGTTATATATTCCTCTATTTGTGCAAGTACCGGACTTTCCCGCTCACATGGCAGACGGAGAAAGAATGCAGTATGTGTGAATGAATGTGGTGATAGTATTGCTCCATCACTGTCTCTTTATCTCTAGAGCATGTGTTTATGAGAGACTGTGTGTCGCCTCTGGATGCTTCTGGCCTCAGTCATCCATATTAATGAAGAAGAGCTGCTCTGTTCAGCAGTTCTGCCAAAAGGAATGGATTCTGGACATGGATATCCAGGTTCGATATAGCTTCATGTGAAGGCTTAAAGTGCTTTACTGCAGATTTCAGAAAGAACATCATGTGAACCGTGCAATCGTTGCAGATGAATAGTGCACAGCGATGCCACCATAATTTATTATAGCATAGCTGTAGTGTTGTTAACATTAAAATTGAACAGAAAACTTCATAAAACGTGACTGGCAGCCTATGAAGTAAAATAAACAGTGAAGGAACAACATTAGTTAACCATCTATTGTAAAAATCATGCATTAATGTAATTGAAACCTCGTTTGGTTTGCTCCACATGCTTCTCTTGTTGATGCAGCTGCAATGACATCGAAGACATCAGGAGAagcataaaaaaaaggaaatcagcaAGAAATAAGTTTCAAAAAGATGCTATATTAGATTACATGAATGTGATAAATGTCCGAATGTTTATCAGTCCAGTATACAGCCTGCAAGCAGAGCTAAAATTGCACAGATGgaataattatattcataaataaatgcaatttataatttttttaaagaaaaacctcAACTtgagaaaattagaaatgttgccttggcagctaacaaaaataaaagaagtactgaaataactaaaacataaacggaaatatttaaatgaaatttaaagcTTTAGCatagaaatatagaaaaaaagcgcaaaaactaataaaatgacaaaagtgtACAGTTGGAGCCACTTTATATTTAGGTGTACTATtttctaaaatttaaatgaatcatttgataCAACGCAatttttatgtactgtacatacatttatCAGTTTATAATTATAGATTGTGTAAATGTAAAGACATCGAATATAAAATGGGATCACAAAAGTACTAAAacctaaattaaaactaaaatgaaaactgaaaatcgtAAAAActaattttccattttaatgaATACTATAATAGTAGTCAAATACCACTGGCAAGTCTGACcccaaatgaaaattaaattcagCTGATGATAAAAACGAGGTCATGAACTGAGCAGATGTTGCCATAACATTCAGTGCCATGACATAAGTTGAACAACATGGATATTAAACAGATAAGCAGTATTTCCAAGCAAGGCCTCCATGAGATGGTTTCAATCTGCTAGTGTATACAGAGAAGTCATAGTCAAGCTTTCAATGTCACTCTGGATCCAGGAGAAGTAAATCACCCCGGGGGAATTTCCATTAGTTTAGAAAAGCTGCAGGCTGAGCCCAGCAATCCTCCACAAACACGGCCTCCTCATGCAGGGGTCACAGGGAAAGTTTCGTAACACAGTCACCTATATATTAGTCATGAGCAGGAGAACATTTAAACAGTTTCTGCTTCCATGAAAACAATGAAGTAGTAACTGAACAACATATTCTGGTTTCTTATTAACATAGTCTTGCTTGACAGATCAATGTAAGGAGAGCCTCCAGTTATGAATTATTTTACAGTGGAATGTGCAGAGAAGGAACAGCTTGGGTCAGAATGTGCTCCAGCAGAAGGAGGAGGGTGCCCTCCAATGGATTTGGGCTTTAAAACACACTGATGGGAGTGTACTAAACATTTCTTAGACATTTTTGTGGGTAAAGTAGGTCAGTCAGGAAGTTTTCAATTCTTGGGAGGCTTGGGAATgagtaaaaatatatgtttacgTGCCACTGACTTCGTCCTTCCTCTGTCTAGACTCACTATGAGGAAAACCTAGTTATTCTCTTTAAACCACAGAGACGTCTGCTTTTAGACCGGCTGTAGAAACACAGCACTCCACCCTACAACAGGAAATAACTCTGTGATCTGCCCAAACAAACAGCAGCAGCTCACCACAATACAGCTTAGCACATATTTAGAAAAATTATATGACATGCATAAACAGTAGTTCTCCAGTTACCATGTGAAAATGTCACACGTTTATATCAGATAATGTAGGCTGAAAGCATAGTGCTATGTTcacttgaacaaaaatacagtaagaatagTAATAttgtataacattttaaaatgcaatttattccagtgattggatagtgtcttcagtgtcacacgatccttcagaaatcattttaatttgctgatttgcagctcaagaaacatctattaacaatgttgaaaactgctGCTCAGTATGTTTTGGAAAATGTGATACACTTGAAGTAAGatgaaaaaaacttttattaagcaaggatgcattaaaattatcaaaaatgacagtaaagtcaGTGTATGTACATTAAAACTGTTGTGGAAAGAACACAAAAATCCCACACAAAAGCTTGGGAGATATACTGTTTATTCAGTATGCAGCATCAGTTCTGGTCTTGTCAAACTGATCAGTGTAAGTATACACAAACTCGATTGCCAATTCGAGGCCAACACTTTGATAGAGGAATGAGGAAACACAACTGGAAGGGACGATTGCTCTAAAGCTGAAAAGTAGCAGAGGTCTGTGACATGGCATTATAGAGGAACGTGTTGTTGAAAGGTACAAACTGGTGCGTGATGATTTTGATGGCTTCTTGAGCTGCTGATCCTGCAACAAAAGACAGATAATGGGCCTCTTTACAACTGGCATTACTATGTCGTTCACATCTGGATGCATGATTTGGAAAACTGGCATTTACGTAATGCATTTAAGATTGTGTAAACCAAATATATTCTCGGTAATTACCCTAATTGGTTGCCCTAATTTTAactcatgttttgttttattttttactaaaccTAATGTTCATTcactatttaaagggatagttcccccaaaaataaaaattctgtcgttaattactcaccctcatgtcgttccaaacctgtaaaaccttcattcattttcaaaacacaaattaagatatttttgatgaaatccaagagcattctgatcctgcatagacagcaatgaacCTGACaaattcaaggcccagaaaggtagtaaggacattgttaaaatagtccatgtgacatcagtggttcaaccttaattttatgaagctacgagaatataaGAATACCAAAAATAAGAATTCAACAACTCTTCTGGGACAGTCTGATGCCATTATTGCATATGTTGTGGTACTCTCGACAATGGCATCGGACTGTCCCGGAAGATAAGAAATTGttcaataaagttgttattttagttttttttgcacacaaaaagttttctcgtagcttcataaaattataatttctgAATGGTCTATAAAAATGTCCAATTGGaaaaacatgagagtgagtaattaatgacagaattttcatttttggatgaacttatCCCTTTAAGATTCTTATAGTAAAACGAGAGAGAGATTCAAATGGATAATTCACAGGTTATTGTTCATTTAATCAGGTGACCAGATAACATGACACCaatggctttttttcttttttttttttacatcgtgatAGTAAATAAAAAGAAGCCAATAACCAGCAGCATAACACTTGGCAACATTAAATGAGCTCATGCTACAGAAAACCATGAATCATATCAATGTCAGATGAAAATAAATAGAGCCTTACAAAACATATAGTAATGCAAGCAGTGAAGACAGTTATTGAGAAAGGCCATACTTACATTTCCTAATGTGATTTCCCTTATACTATTAAATCCATATTATAGCGGATGTTATGTTATTATGAATGTtcgatgaggtgtgtgtgtgtttgcaggatcCTGAATAAGTACATAAACACTCACCTCCCAGAAAAGCGGCGACTGTGTGTGGCTCAGCAGCTCCATAACGGCAGCTGGAAGAtatgaaaataacatttacacTTACCATCGGATTATACACAGACGGACCAGATGAACAGGAGAACGTGTGCTTCTTCATTGCCAATATTACAAAACTGGTTTTAGTATAAATATTTAGTTCGTACAGCTTCAAACCAAAGGAGCTTAACTGTGAACTGAAACGTACAACTCATGGATGTAGTCATCTTTCACACTGACGCTCAGACTGTACTCCTGTAGAAGACTGTTTACACACAGCTTGAGTTTGTTAATGTCGTCCTCCACCTGGTAATTGTAGACACCTGAGAAAAACAGTCATACTCTATGTGCACATACACAACTTTGGTGTCCATttgaatgtttctgaaagaagtctgttATGGTAGATACAATAAAAAccgcaatattgtgaaatattgttactatTTACAATAAACCGATTCAGCACCAATACGGTAATATCTTCATGGTACTCCAAGAAAGGTGGCATTACCATAGTACCatgtccaaaataaataaatacatacataaaatagtGACAAATCCAAGTTTGAGTTAGTATATAAAAATCGGTGACTTGATGGACATTTTAAAATCTGTGCCATGGTTGAGAGTTTCTAAATTTTTTTGATAACTCTTCTGACCGGGGTATCGGGAGTGTTGCTGTTGGAAGTGATCGACCGAGCGGAGCATGAGGTACAGAACCATCTCACTGTCTGCACTGTCCATACAGGATGCTATGGAGACAGAGAAAAATAGCTTAAACACACACAGCAACACCCGAGCATGGATATACACAACAATGAAGCATGTTAGTAAATCCTTCTAAACAATCCTGTGCAGTGGCCATAACATTTAGAAACCGAGATAAACCACAGGCGGAGAGAGAAGCGCAGAGAAGACGTACTGATTTCATCTTTATTGAAAGTGTCCACACTGTATTCTTCTGCCAGAGACCTGCAGCGCACCACTCTGAGGAAAGCTGCGTTTTTACCTGTGGGACACAAAACACCACACAACATAGgctttataattatttgtggaGGAAGCCACCTGCTAAAATTCCCAAAGAGGAGATTTTTCACTAATTACTGGAACCATGAACATCACGTACGCAAACAAACTGATGGAAAAGGAGACCTGATGTAGAATATTACAGGATTTTGCAAAAGTGTTGGaatatctacaacccgaattccggaaaagttgggacgttttttaaattttaatgaagtgaaaactaaaggaatttcaaatcacatgagccaatattttattcacaatagaacatagataacgtagcaaatgtttaaactgagaaattttacacttttatccacttaattagctcatttaaaatgtaatgcctgctacaggtctcaaaaaagttggcacgggggcaacaaatggctaaaaaagcaagcagttttgaaaagattcagctgggagaacatctagtgattaattaagttaattaatatcaggtctgtaacatgattagctataaaagctttgtcttagagaagcagagtctctcagaagtaaagatgggcagaggctctccaatctgtgaaagactgcgtgaaaacattgtggaaaactttaaaaacaatgttcctcaacgtcaaattgcaaaggctttgcaaatctcatcatctacagtgcataacatcatcaaaagattcagagaaactggagaaatctctgtgcgtaagggacaaggccggagacctttattggatgcccgtggtcttcgggctctcagacgacactgcatcactcatcggcatgattgtgtcaatgacattactaaatgggcccaggaatactttcagaaaccactgtcggtaaacacaatccgccgtgccatcagcagttGCCAACTaaataggggtgggcgatatcgcgatatttaaaatatatcgagatatttttaaacacgatatggattttggcatatcgtatatatcgatatattgtttatatttaattctgattccgccactttgcttgttggccttctctgtgctgtgctcgcccccgctcGTCGCCCCCCGCCTCCTTGCTTTTATCCCCACTCCCCTCGCGTGTAGAGAACTAgtctaaaaaaaagtctaaaaaaaaaaggacaactggctccattttatggagatacttcggttttcagacatcgggcgaacagcaggcagatgtctactgtatggcccaatgatttccacgatgcagaaaacgtggagggaatcataaaaacggaatttacagtttaacacggaATGGCACCGAATTTGTcagattttgaatgaattaatcaaacgtaggtcattgcacttacatcaaatcgcgatatggactaatatctgcaaatattaagccgtaaaggactatttaaatatgaatcctgcgtgtctgtgttaatgaatggagcagaagcgcgtcttcattcattaaacacacggaagcgcgcgtgacgctcgcggtgatttcagcttctgtcatctcactaaatcaggacgtaaacacatgaagaacatctccagaactgctctgagagtcacttcatgagcatctgaccgtttgatttgagtaaaactagcgggcatatatcacatcatagactgtagtatcacatacacagaactgtaacgattcgtcaaaataaaagtatttgccagaaatctattactattgttcagcagaatgtacatagcccactactactactattaaaaagaaacgaacaatttttaaaggaataatcacacaacatttcttccatgttttatttttaatagtaaatcccctttgtttaccaaaaaataaagtttgcttaattttaaataattcatagataaattaaatgaatgttttatgccttcatttgataaccagaaaaatgtaaatacacagaatttctgaagggaaaaaacatttcacataaggctattgtaAGAATTTGTGtagaatttttaaataataattaagttgtttttatgcatttaaataattacacatacacaaaaaaacatatggtgaagaaaaaataaaacgtttcatagggccctaaacatgtaatatttggcatatttgtttttgcagtagttctaggggggttatttttcctgtaatgatatcgagatatatatcgtatatcgagatacagcaaaatatatcgagatatattttttgctccatatcgcccagccttacaactaaagctctatcatgcaaaaaggaagccatatgtgaccATGGTcaagaagcgccgtcgtgtcctgtgggccaaggctcatttaaaatggactatttcaaagtggaatagtgttttatggtcagacgagtccaaatttgacattcttgttggaaatcacggacgccgtgtcctccgggctaaagaggagggagaccttccagcatgttatcagcgttcagttcaaaagccagcatctctgatggtatgggggtgcataagtgcatacggtatgggcagcttgcatgttttggaaggctctgtgaatgctgaaaggtatataaaggttttagagcaacatatgcttccctccaaacaacgtctatttcagggaaggccttgtttatttcagcaggacaatgcaaaaccacatactgcagctataacaacagcatggcttcgtcgtagaagagtccgggtgctaacctggcctgcctgcagtccagatctttcacctatagagaacatttggcgcatcattaaacgaaaaatacgtcaaagacgaccacgaactcttcagcagctggaaatctatataaggcaagaatgggaccaaattccaacagcaaaactccagcaactcatagcctcaatgcccagacgtcttcaaactgttttgaaaagaaaaggagatgctgcaccatggtaaacatgccccgtcccaactattttgagacctgtagcagaaatcaaaattgaaatgagctcattttgtgcataaaattgtaaactttctcagtttaaacatttgctatgttatctatgttctattgtaatgtgatttgaaagtcttttagttttcattttattaaaatttaaaaaaccttaTAAGAAATGTTAATGAGGTACTCACAGAAAAGTTTAATTTCATGTTCAGAGATGCTTTCTGGAGGCTTTGGAGTAAACAGATCATTAATGTTAATGTGctaataaaagagaaaaactgcAGTTATTACAGAAGAGTCTGCTGATTATGTAAATACCTTTCCAAATGGTTGTAAAAGTGCTTCGACGTGTTTGGACACAACTGCTGCGTCCTTCATGGCTTTGTCTCTGTAGCTGAAATGGAAAGTGTCAAACAAATGCTATTTTACCCCAAAAACACAGTCAGCAGGAATTAAGCGAAAACACATATCTGAGTACGTAACGTTCCTCAGCTGTTGGTCATTACCAACAGTTCTTTGCAATACCAGGCAAATTTCACATTAcacattactaataaaataatattacattactACTAATAAAATGTTCCTAGACTCTTTGTGATCTGAATGCTAAATACCTACACATTTTGTAACTTGATGAATTTGTCTGAATCTGCAATCATGTCTGGGATGGTTCCTCGCACAGGTAACTTTCCTTTCCCCTCGTTTCGAACAAAGTCCCGCACTCCTCGTGCCATCACCCAGAAGGATGGGCTCTACGAGAAGACAGATTAAAGCTACTGGTGAAGTATAAACTGATATTATTGAAATTCATACATAtagttagcttttttttttttttttttttgcttgtaacTAAATATTTACAGAAAGAAGCACATAGTAAAAGTTCTAAAAtgtattctctctctttttcaatgGGAAAGTAAGCTATTTCTTATGAATGTGTAAGATTCTTTAGACACTATGggtaaataactaaaaaaataaagtgcagtAAACTTCTAAGTACTTTTTATAATTATAACACTtgttttttgcccccatttttcacgagctgaactcaaagatgtAAGACTTTTTCTATTTTATCTCAGCAAAAAAGAAGTGCtgactaacacagatttagaccgatttgtgaacaatatttgagagaaataggccttttgtgtacatataaAAAGACTTAGATATTTgggttcagctcatgaaaaatgggggcaaaaacaaaagagttgcatttatcattttgtttagtgtacaataacaaattaaaatagtgTGAAGTCACAGTACtgtttttgtacagctaaaataacCGAGTGACATTGGAAACCTAGGAAACTCAAGTAACATATTGCAGCATCTGCTTTATTAGTGGGATAATGGagaatactaataaaataaaaaagccacCTTTTCACTACCTCTAAAAAACAGCAAACTGGAAGCAATACATTTCCCCAGTAGAGAATAATATTGGAGATCTTATTTTAAGTGCATGCTGAAGTTTAGtgtgtttaaatatttcaaaCCCTTTTCATTTTACCATGGCAAATAAATGGAGGGTAATGAATGAATCATGACCAATTCCAATTGCCACTAAGAGCAAAATGCAACAATCTTATGTGAATGTTAAAGAAAGACAGATTAAAGGTGGCTTAGGAGTAGTTTTGCATGTTGCCACTAACCTGTGAGGTAATATTTTCACACTGCTCGGCATTAAAAATGTCCTCTGTTGCACTGGGGACCTACATTACAATGGGCCAAAGATCAATACAAATCATATGCAAGGAACATAAACTAGAACTACAACTTTTCAAATGTAAGGAGTTCTACCTTGGTGGGGTTCAGAGCCGTGTTCACATTCTTGATTGCCTCCTCAAAGTTCTCTTCATCTGCAGGTGTTCCATTCTCATTCGTAAGGATTCCTGAGAAAATACAGAAATGAAGGAAAACCTACAACAACAGAAATGAGCTACCGAAAAATGACTGAAAggaacaacatggcattacattACCTTCTCTGATGAGTTGTCTGAAAGCTTCCTTCTCCTTATAATTCTTCGGTAACTGACAGTTGTGCTGGATCAGAGAGGATCCACTATGAGAAGATCATTTAGGAGGTCACATATTAAGAAAGCTCACAAGTTTATGTCAAAAATTACCTCACTAGACCACTTTTCCAAGTATTTGGCAACCACAATTATCCATGGTGTATGACTGTGGTcctaaaatgaaaccaaaatacATACAACAATTTTTTAAACTGCTACgacttaaaaataaacacaaaatacatgCAAGTCAGTCACATACAATAAAAAGGACATCAATAATTAATCTGACCTTCTTCTCCATGCGGTCCAGGTCGTAGGACTCTATGTAGTGTTTGAGCTCTGTGAATGGCTGGTCTAGTCTCAGGTCTTCTAATGCATTATCTGGATGAGATTCGATCACTGTGgtgaaaaacacagacagaccATTCAACATTTTCACAAAAGATGTATTTACataaatgttaaaggggtcatcgaatgcaaaattcactttaaatgttgtttgaacataaatgtgcgTTTAGATGTCCATCCTATAATTGCGTTTATTTCaaccataaatgcatttattttaaccaggctggactactgtaacGCTCTATATGCTGAAATAAATCAGTCCTTGCTCTCGCGATTAAAACTGGTACAGAATGCTGCGGCTCGTTTTTTAACAGGgacaaaaaagagagaacataTTACACCTGTGTTATCATCACTTCATTGGCTACCTGTTCGATTCAGAgttgattttaaggttttagtatttgtatttaaatcacTTCATGGTCTTGCACCTTCATATATTTCAGACCTTCTCCACTCGTACTCTCCAGTGAGAACACTCAGATGATATTAAATGTTCCAAAATCTTGACTTAAATCCAAAGGTGACAGAGCATTCTCAGTTCTTAGTCCTAAGTTCTGGAATTCCCTACCTTTGTCTATTAGACTTTCCCCtacactttttacatttaaatcttcTCTTAAAACTTACTTTTTTTCTCAGGCATATGTGTAATTTGATATTaactattaaattaatattattattttttagtcttaaataatgttttaaattgcATGATGTTTCCAGTCTTAATTGTATTACTTTTGTTTTggtttcttttcatattttattattagtgtttaaatTGTATTGTACAAGGATGTTTTGTTTGGTATGTTGagcagcactttggtcagcatttatgctgttttaaagggctatataaataaacttgacttgacttgactataataataaaatccacccagtgcttttttttaaatccctattTTAAAAGCTCCTTTCTCAAATCAGGCTGTCCTGAGATTCCTGTCAGAATGATGTAGTTCTgaacaggcccctcccacgatagttgATTGACAGGAccgtcttaccttagacccgccctgagtgagctgtctgCCATTGTGTCTACTCCGGTGCAAGGGCAGACAAGAATGTCTCTGATTAAGCGATTGAGacgttctgttgttggatgtaataattaaaatagcagtcgtcatttactcccgacatctgagccactgaagacgCAGAGAGATTAacgttattttcatttttgaagggaatgcgccGATCGctgataaatgtgtttaagttTGCACAAATCATTCGTGTTCCAGCTTCATCTACAGTAGAAGTGAGTATAAGGgttttttataaatcttttcaaatcgcctttcctaatactGTGCTAGTTATCAAGTTTCACAGCTACAGTTTACAGTGTGCTGGACACCCCAGGGAACAGaggggcggagtcagcagagctcattagcatttaaagcaacatgcaAGGAAACTGCTTTCTCTAAAAAGAGCtgattttgacagggtaaaaagggagttttttttaaactaccaTTAAGAAATTTTTACctaagtatgttatagacttttcattaaaacCCTCAAGAATCATATcgacttgtggaaaatgggcatccgatgacccctttaagaaattcTAAATGAAATTTTAGCAAAGTTACTGCACTACAGTAAATTTCAACCATCCTGGCCAAGTGTTAATAAATGAatctctaaaaaaatattttgcttcaGGAAATTATGATTATATAACCTGTGTGCTCCTTCACGATAAGTCTCATGTAACCGATAAGTCCATATGTTCGACATACAAGGAATGGCACACCAGCATCCCATAAAGCACTCCCCAGCCTCAAACATGTGCTGTCAAAAAAAGACAAAGGCATATATTAATTTGAAGAGTCAGCACATACAACCAATTAGATAGTAGCAtagggttttttc
The genomic region above belongs to Carassius carassius chromosome 3, fCarCar2.1, whole genome shotgun sequence and contains:
- the LOC132123468 gene encoding NEDD8-activating enzyme E1 regulatory subunit-like, which gives rise to MTDQKTSKEQKYDRQLRLWGDHGQEALENAHVCLINATATGTEILKNLVLPGIGAFTIVDGHKVSGEDVGNNFFLTSSSIGKNRAQAATELLQELNSDVSGNSVEESPDKLLDNDPEFFHRFSLVIGVQLPESTCLRLGSALWDAGVPFLVCRTYGLIGYMRLIVKEHTVIESHPDNALEDLRLDQPFTELKHYIESYDLDRMEKKDHSHTPWIIVVAKYLEKWSSEHNCQLPKNYKEKEAFRQLIREGILTNENGTPADEENFEEAIKNVNTALNPTKVPSATEDIFNAEQCENITSQSPSFWVMARGVRDFVRNEGKGKLPVRGTIPDMIADSDKFIKLQNVYRDKAMKDAAVVSKHVEALLQPFGKPPESISEHEIKLFCKNAAFLRVVRCRSLAEEYSVDTFNKDEITSCMDSADSEMVLYLMLRSVDHFQQQHSRYPGVYNYQVEDDINKLKLCVNSLLQEYSLSVSVKDDYIHEFCRYGAAEPHTVAAFLGGSAAQEAIKIITHQFVPFNNTFLYNAMSQTSATFQL